TTGCGTTGAATTCGAACAGGCTGCGCGCCTCCGCAAGCAGCAGGCCAAGGCCCGGCGGACGAAGCCGGCCCGAGCCTGGCGCACCGCCGCGCGTGGTCGGCATTATTTCTTCTTGTCGCCGCCGCGCGGGCTACCGAGACCGGCCATGGTAACGAACATGTCCTGAAACCGTTCCGCGATCTTGGGATCGAAGGTGAACCAGCTCTGGATCAGCGATTCCGGAGAGACCTTATCGATGTTGCTCAGGACCTGTTGCTGCAGCTTGTCCATCACCGCCGTCTGCATCGGCGAGACATCCGGCAACCCGAAGAACTGGCGGGCCTCGAGGGGGGTGCAGTCGATTTCGATATTAACTTTCATGTCCCCTCCGGATGAGATTCGAGCGGCGTCACACAGTATCACCGCGACATGGTGTGCGACGCAAGCGACCTGAGACGTGGGGCCGGACGCGGGCTCCCGCAACCGGCGGATATGGTCAATCAAATTGTCGGCGCGAATGGGCGCCGGCGGGCCGATTCCGCCCTCATTCTCGGGACCCGTCTGGCCGAAAGTCCAATGTCGCCCATGCGCCTGTCGCCCCTAAATTGTTGGTCAGCATTGCTGCACAGCGGTGCAACTTGGCGCGTTCCTTGCTGGAATGGCGCTTGCACGGGTCGAGAACTCTGGGCAACATGGATCGATCAGCCCCGCCGAACAATCAAAAATCACGGTGCGGGCTAGTGGAGAGGGTCAAGAATGTCAGTCGGACGAAGTCTGTTTGCGGCGACGCTCGCCGGTGTGCTCGCGTTGGCGGTTTCGCCTGTGTCGGGCCAGTCGCTGCGCTACGCCAACCAGGGTGAGCTGAAGTCGCTCGACCCCTACACGCTGAACGAGTCGACCACGAGTGCGCATCTCGGCCACGTTTATGAGGGCTTAGTCGCCCGCGGCAAAGACCTGAAGATCATTCCGGCGCTCGCCGAAAGCTGGGAGACGCCGGAGCCGACACGCTGGCGCTTTCACCTGCGCAAGGGCGTAAAATTCCACAATGGCGACCCCTTCACCGCCGACGATGTCGTGTTCTCGGCTGAGCGCGTGCGGGCTAAAGGCTCAAACTTCCTCAGCCGCCTCCCCGCCGACGCCAAAGTCGTCAAGATCGACGATTACACCGTCGATTTCGTCCTGAGCTCGCCCAATCCGATCCTGACGGCGCTTTGGGCGACCTGGTACATTATGGACAAGAAATGGGCAGAGGCGAACGATGCGGTGGCACCGACGCCGGCAGCCGCTACGACACCGAGCTACGCCTCGCTCCATGAAAACGGCACCGGCCCCTTCATGATCGAGAGCCATCAGCCGGGCGTGAAGACCGTATTCAAGGCCAATCCAAACTGGTGGCGCAAGCCGGAACATAATCTGAAGGAGATCGTCTTCACGCCGATCGCAAACCCGGCCACGCGTGTCGCGGCGCTGCTGTCGGGCGAGGTCGACGTGATCGAGCCGGTTCCGGTCCAGGACATCGAGCGCGTCAAAGCGAGCCCCAACGCCACCGTGCTGACGGGACCTGAACTCCGCACCATTTTCGTCGGCATGGATCAGGCGCGCGACGAGCTCCTGTATTCCAACATCAAGGGCAAGAACCCGTTCAAGGATGTTCGCGTCCGCGAAGCCGTCTACCGGGCGATCGACGTCGACCTAATCAAGAATCGCGTCATGCGTGGACTGTCCACGCCGTCCGCATTGATGGTCGCACCAGAGATCTTTACCTCGAAAGATTTCACCCGGCCGAAGTTCGATCCCGACGCCGCCAAGAAGCTTCTGGCAGACGCCGGCTATGCGGACGGTTTCGAAGTGACGATGGACTGCCCGAACGATCGCTACGTCAATGACGCCGCGATCTGTCAGGCGATCGTCGGCATGCTCGCCCGCATCAACATCAAGGTGGATCTGTTGGCGCAGCCCAAGGCCCAATATTTCGCCAAGGTGCTGAAGCCCGGCGGCTACAAAACCTCGCTGTACATGCTGGGCTGGACCCCGGATACGCTCGACTCCCAGAACGTGCTGCACGAC
This portion of the Bradyrhizobium diazoefficiens genome encodes:
- a CDS encoding DUF6489 family protein, yielding MKVNIEIDCTPLEARQFFGLPDVSPMQTAVMDKLQQQVLSNIDKVSPESLIQSWFTFDPKIAERFQDMFVTMAGLGSPRGGDKKK
- a CDS encoding ABC transporter substrate-binding protein, which produces MSVGRSLFAATLAGVLALAVSPVSGQSLRYANQGELKSLDPYTLNESTTSAHLGHVYEGLVARGKDLKIIPALAESWETPEPTRWRFHLRKGVKFHNGDPFTADDVVFSAERVRAKGSNFLSRLPADAKVVKIDDYTVDFVLSSPNPILTALWATWYIMDKKWAEANDAVAPTPAAATTPSYASLHENGTGPFMIESHQPGVKTVFKANPNWWRKPEHNLKEIVFTPIANPATRVAALLSGEVDVIEPVPVQDIERVKASPNATVLTGPELRTIFVGMDQARDELLYSNIKGKNPFKDVRVREAVYRAIDVDLIKNRVMRGLSTPSALMVAPEIFTSKDFTRPKFDPDAAKKLLADAGYADGFEVTMDCPNDRYVNDAAICQAIVGMLARINIKVDLLAQPKAQYFAKVLKPGGYKTSLYMLGWTPDTLDSQNVLHDIMGCRDDPKDPNRGEANLAGYCNKQFDELADKVLVESDTAKRDLLIKQAFEVSMKDWAYVPLHQQALAWGVSKKVKLTQRADNMVMLYWATKQDE